One window of the bacterium HR17 genome contains the following:
- a CDS encoding 3 beta-hydroxysteroid dehydrogenase/Delta 5-->4-isomerase yields the protein MRVLIAGAAGYVGSHLVPTLLQKGYRVRCLVRSAGKLRPFAWADKVEVIEGDAEDADAVRAALQGIHAAYYLLHSLTVADFERRDAQIAEQFGYIAKQKRVRQIIYLSGLGDEREKLSRHLRSRHETGRRLRTGSVPVLEFRSAAIIGAGSLPFEMVRYLTERLPAMICPRWVRTELQPIAISDVIAYLTTALQLPPTNAIVEIGAPDVVNYLAMMRYYAALRGLRRLMVTVPVFTPELASYWVGLITPISARVVRPLIEGLRNNLLVLHHEPALRLFPDIRPMSWRRAMLRAVKGYGMEGNAEGFWRSVSYEGHPVGMRWENGRVIETHKQCVRAPAEAVFAIVSQLGGETGWLYADALWQLRGLMDVLVGGVGLRRGRPHRPLQIGDAVDFWRVDDVEPPHLLRLKAEMRLPGEAWLQFRIVPKGTTSLLVQSAVFEPYGLLGLFYWFALFPLHTLIFAGLCSAIAQRAEASLLPSSRSPSESPTNTPR from the coding sequence ATGCGCGTCTTGATTGCCGGAGCAGCAGGTTATGTCGGTAGCCATCTCGTGCCCACTCTGTTGCAAAAAGGCTACCGTGTTCGCTGCCTTGTTCGGTCAGCAGGTAAGTTACGCCCATTTGCATGGGCAGACAAAGTGGAAGTCATAGAAGGCGATGCGGAAGATGCTGACGCTGTGCGCGCTGCACTGCAAGGCATTCATGCCGCCTACTACCTGTTGCACAGCCTCACGGTGGCAGACTTTGAACGGCGCGACGCGCAAATTGCCGAGCAGTTCGGATACATCGCCAAGCAGAAACGGGTGCGCCAAATCATTTATCTCAGCGGGTTAGGAGATGAACGCGAAAAACTGTCCCGTCATTTGCGGAGCCGACACGAAACGGGACGACGGTTACGGACTGGGAGTGTGCCTGTGTTGGAATTCCGTTCAGCAGCGATCATCGGAGCAGGGAGTCTGCCCTTTGAAATGGTGCGCTACTTGACCGAGCGGTTGCCCGCCATGATTTGTCCCCGTTGGGTCCGAACCGAATTACAACCGATTGCTATCAGCGATGTCATCGCTTACCTGACGACCGCTTTGCAATTGCCCCCGACTAACGCGATCGTGGAGATCGGTGCACCTGATGTCGTCAATTACCTTGCAATGATGCGCTACTACGCCGCATTACGGGGGCTGCGACGCCTTATGGTTACCGTCCCTGTTTTTACGCCCGAACTGGCATCCTACTGGGTTGGGTTGATCACACCCATTTCAGCGCGAGTAGTGCGCCCACTTATTGAAGGACTGCGCAACAATTTGCTCGTGCTACACCACGAGCCTGCGTTGCGTTTGTTCCCTGACATTCGCCCGATGTCGTGGCGAAGAGCGATGCTGCGTGCTGTCAAGGGCTACGGCATGGAGGGCAACGCAGAAGGATTTTGGCGCAGTGTCAGTTATGAAGGGCACCCCGTCGGCATGCGATGGGAGAACGGGCGCGTTATTGAAACGCACAAGCAATGCGTCCGCGCCCCTGCAGAAGCTGTGTTCGCGATCGTCAGTCAACTTGGAGGTGAAACGGGTTGGCTTTACGCTGATGCTCTTTGGCAACTAAGGGGCTTGATGGACGTATTGGTCGGCGGTGTTGGGTTGCGCCGAGGACGCCCGCACCGCCCACTGCAAATCGGCGATGCTGTAGATTTTTGGCGCGTGGATGATGTTGAGCCTCCGCACCTGTTACGGTTGAAAGCCGAAATGCGTTTGCCTGGCGAAGCTTGGTTGCAATTCCGCATCGTCCCCAAAGGCACAACGAGTTTACTCGTGCAATCCGCTGTTTTTGAACCCTACGGTTTGCTCGGCTTATTTTACTGGTTTGCCCTTTTCCCTCTACATACCCTCATCTTTGCAGGACTTTGCTCCGCTATTGCCCAGCGCGCTGAAGCCTCGCTTTTGCCCTCATCCCGGTCACCTTCCGAAAGTCCCACAAATACTCCACGCTGA
- the uvsE gene encoding UV DNA damage endonuclease, translating into MVRYVGFACTTYTKGWTTNRTFRLANLSEAKLRSAVTANLNDLECILTWMTRFPSLRLFRIGSSLIPFASHERFQFDWQEMFGERLRSIAHRFLSFEFRFSMHPGQYTVLNAPDCSVYRKAVREIIYSCQVLDAMGLDASHKVIVHGGGVYGDKTESLRRLAQRLRCLPEELRGRIALEHDERCFSFADIVSVCEDVGIAPVFDWHHDKLLPTPNLERWLRRAKALWNTVPEVHISSQKPGVPLGAHDLFVDPADVRSLIAALPFVVDLMVEAKAKELAALRVRNWLRRHDALLSEMPAQRTV; encoded by the coding sequence ATGGTGCGTTATGTCGGTTTTGCCTGCACGACCTACACGAAGGGTTGGACGACCAACCGCACCTTTCGGTTGGCTAACCTATCTGAAGCGAAGTTACGCAGCGCTGTGACGGCGAATTTGAATGACCTTGAATGCATCCTCACATGGATGACTCGGTTTCCGTCCTTGCGCCTGTTTCGTATCGGCTCTTCGCTTATTCCCTTCGCCTCCCACGAACGCTTTCAATTTGATTGGCAAGAAATGTTTGGCGAACGGTTGCGCTCCATCGCCCATCGGTTTTTGTCCTTTGAATTCCGCTTCTCTATGCACCCTGGGCAATACACTGTCTTAAACGCGCCTGATTGCAGCGTTTACCGCAAAGCCGTGCGGGAAATCATCTATTCGTGCCAAGTGTTGGATGCCATGGGGTTGGACGCTTCGCACAAGGTCATCGTGCATGGCGGGGGTGTTTACGGCGACAAAACTGAAAGCCTGCGTCGGTTAGCGCAACGGCTGCGCTGCTTGCCTGAAGAGTTGCGGGGTCGCATTGCATTGGAGCACGACGAACGGTGTTTTTCCTTTGCCGACATCGTGTCCGTTTGCGAGGACGTTGGCATTGCTCCGGTCTTTGACTGGCACCACGATAAGTTGCTGCCCACGCCCAATTTGGAGCGTTGGCTGCGAAGGGCAAAAGCGCTGTGGAACACCGTTCCTGAAGTGCACATTTCATCACAAAAGCCCGGCGTACCCTTGGGCGCACACGATTTGTTTGTGGACCCCGCTGATGTGCGGAGTTTGATCGCTGCCTTGCCTTTTGTCGTTGATCTCATGGTAGAGGCAAAGGCGAAAGAGCTGGCAGCCTTGCGTGTGCGCAACTGGCTAAGGCGCCACGACGCTTTGTTGTCCGAAATGCCAGCGCAAAGGACGGTGTGA
- the fabG_3 gene encoding 3-oxoacyl-[acyl-carrier-protein] reductase FabG, whose product MHVRTLIIGATGSIGTALAHQLAARGQPLCLSGRNIEKLTALAKMLNAVAVPADLADESQVAALLAQAGELDLLIYAAGCVERVNLRQMTLQDWQRVIDANLTGAFLVLKHARFRRNARAVFIGVYPELLRVKGLSAYAVSKAGLEALLNNARREMRVEGVHLILVRMPEVATDLWSVLGGAPKRALCPDDAAQKLLDAVFTEPCPEVVEIARPR is encoded by the coding sequence ATGCATGTGAGAACACTCATCATCGGTGCAACAGGGAGCATCGGCACAGCGTTGGCACACCAGTTAGCAGCCAGAGGACAACCGCTTTGCCTTTCTGGGCGTAACATTGAGAAGTTAACAGCGTTAGCCAAGATGCTGAACGCCGTTGCCGTCCCCGCCGACCTCGCTGATGAATCGCAGGTCGCTGCCCTTCTGGCTCAAGCCGGTGAATTGGATTTGCTCATTTACGCAGCAGGGTGTGTTGAGCGGGTAAACCTGCGTCAGATGACGCTGCAAGATTGGCAACGCGTTATTGACGCCAACTTGACAGGCGCCTTTCTGGTGCTCAAGCACGCCCGGTTCCGTCGTAACGCCCGCGCCGTTTTCATCGGTGTTTACCCCGAACTGCTGCGAGTCAAGGGGCTATCGGCTTACGCTGTCAGCAAGGCAGGGTTGGAAGCGCTGTTAAACAATGCGCGCCGTGAGATGCGTGTGGAAGGTGTTCACCTCATCCTTGTGCGCATGCCTGAAGTCGCCACAGACCTTTGGTCGGTATTGGGTGGGGCGCCCAAACGCGCCCTCTGTCCCGATGATGCGGCTCAAAAGCTCCTTGACGCTGTCTTCACCGAACCGTGTCCCGAAGTCGTGGAGATCGCTCGTCCCCGATAA
- the crtI_2 gene encoding Phytoene desaturase (neurosporene-forming) produces MTVLEAHESPGGCAATFCVDGYRFDVGATVAGGFAPDAPMSLLAHWLGIRWDARPVDPVMTVHLPDGTRVVRFSDSQRWGTERRRAFGDAAEAFWRWQERTADALWAFAMMLPPWRPQSQAELRQLTKLIAKFFAEKPSRALLLADAFRPVATHLAIASPQLRLFVDAQLLISVQCTAERANGLFGAAALDLPRRGVVHFRGGMGTLAQTLADTVVRHSGAVIYNCRAKRIVMEGNKPVAVETANSMSIPADIVVANLTPASVVELLGDKAPRWLRYQTPFPYDGWGAFVVYAGVDASAVPPNFCPHHQIITVEPLAESNSAFLSLSPEWDETRAPHGYRAVTISTHTKLAPWWRLWRTDKAAYEQRKQECTERLLAAADRVIPQFREATTRVLAGTPITFQRYTGRPFGWVGGFPQTSLFRCLPPRIATGIWLVGDSVFPGQSTAAVVLGALRVAQAILREWRLCDGSDFFIQSTTMSRLALQGR; encoded by the coding sequence GTGACCGTGCTGGAAGCCCATGAATCGCCGGGCGGATGTGCGGCAACTTTTTGCGTTGACGGCTATCGGTTTGATGTCGGCGCAACGGTCGCAGGCGGTTTTGCTCCCGACGCCCCAATGAGCCTGTTGGCACACTGGCTTGGCATTCGTTGGGACGCTCGTCCCGTTGACCCCGTGATGACCGTGCACCTACCCGATGGGACGCGCGTCGTGCGCTTCAGCGACTCGCAACGATGGGGCACGGAACGCCGACGCGCTTTTGGCGATGCTGCTGAAGCGTTTTGGCGATGGCAAGAGCGAACGGCGGACGCCCTCTGGGCATTCGCGATGATGCTACCTCCTTGGCGTCCTCAGTCGCAAGCAGAACTGCGACAGTTGACAAAGTTGATAGCGAAGTTCTTTGCCGAAAAACCCTCTCGCGCGCTGCTGCTTGCTGACGCGTTTCGTCCCGTCGCCACCCACCTTGCAATCGCATCGCCTCAATTGCGTTTGTTCGTGGACGCCCAACTGCTCATCTCGGTGCAATGCACTGCAGAGCGGGCTAACGGTCTTTTCGGTGCCGCCGCGCTGGACTTGCCTCGTAGGGGCGTCGTGCATTTTCGCGGCGGTATGGGCACGCTGGCGCAAACACTCGCTGACACGGTCGTGCGGCATAGTGGCGCCGTGATTTATAACTGTCGCGCAAAGCGCATCGTAATGGAAGGTAACAAGCCTGTTGCAGTGGAAACGGCTAATAGCATGAGTATACCTGCCGACATCGTGGTCGCTAATTTGACACCTGCAAGCGTCGTTGAGTTGCTAGGGGACAAAGCGCCCCGGTGGCTACGATACCAAACGCCTTTCCCTTACGACGGTTGGGGTGCGTTTGTCGTTTACGCAGGTGTGGACGCATCTGCTGTTCCGCCTAACTTCTGCCCGCACCATCAAATCATCACAGTTGAACCGCTGGCGGAAAGCAACAGCGCCTTTTTGTCGCTCAGCCCTGAATGGGACGAAACCCGCGCACCACACGGGTACCGTGCTGTCACCATTAGCACCCATACAAAGTTGGCACCTTGGTGGCGGTTGTGGCGAACGGATAAAGCCGCCTACGAGCAGCGCAAACAGGAGTGCACGGAACGCCTGCTTGCCGCTGCCGATCGGGTCATCCCGCAGTTTCGCGAGGCGACGACACGGGTGCTCGCCGGCACACCTATCACCTTTCAGCGCTACACGGGTCGTCCTTTCGGCTGGGTCGGTGGGTTTCCGCAGACTTCGCTGTTCCGCTGTCTTCCGCCCCGCATCGCAACCGGCATTTGGCTCGTCGGCGATAGCGTTTTTCCAGGACAATCCACTGCAGCAGTCGTGTTGGGAGCGCTACGCGTGGCGCAGGCTATTTTGCGTGAATGGCGTCTTTGCGACGGCTCTGACTTCTTCATTCAATCAACGACAATGTCGCGTTTAGCCCTGCAAGGCAGGTGA
- a CDS encoding Immunogenic protein MPB70: MLVLHRLLTVGAVVAVVGSWTVAQYGGGAQPTGDIPTVAVKAGQFKTLVKALQAAELVDALKGKGPFTVFAPTDAAFAKLPKGTLEELLKPENKEKLRSILLYHVVAGKYLAADVKKLKSGTQVETLLKGKKITVTHKRNSVYVNDAKVIKTDVMASNGVIHVIDKVILPPEK, encoded by the coding sequence ATGTTGGTGCTGCATCGGTTGCTGACGGTCGGTGCCGTCGTCGCTGTTGTGGGAAGTTGGACGGTGGCGCAATATGGCGGCGGTGCTCAGCCTACTGGAGATATACCTACCGTCGCCGTCAAAGCGGGGCAATTTAAAACGCTGGTGAAAGCCCTGCAGGCTGCCGAGTTAGTAGATGCCTTAAAAGGCAAAGGTCCCTTCACGGTGTTTGCGCCGACCGACGCCGCGTTCGCTAAACTGCCTAAAGGCACGCTGGAGGAACTCCTCAAGCCCGAAAATAAAGAAAAACTCCGCTCCATCCTGCTCTACCATGTCGTTGCGGGCAAATACCTCGCCGCCGATGTCAAAAAACTCAAAAGCGGCACGCAAGTGGAGACACTGCTGAAGGGTAAGAAAATCACTGTCACCCACAAGCGCAATAGCGTCTATGTCAACGACGCAAAAGTCATCAAGACGGATGTGATGGCGAGCAACGGCGTCATCCATGTGATTGACAAGGTGATCCTGCCGCCTGAGAAGTGA
- a CDS encoding Immunogenic protein MPB70 codes for MADILEVAVQAGNFKTLVAAVRAAGLVDTLKQSGPFTVFAPTDDAFAKLPAGTVDELVKPANKDKLVKILTYHVVAGKYMSTEVKQLSDGAKVPTLCGEPITVTFKDDDIFVDGAKVIATDIVADNGVIHVIDAVILPSEL; via the coding sequence ATGGCGGACATCTTAGAAGTCGCTGTGCAAGCGGGTAACTTTAAAACCCTCGTCGCCGCTGTGCGAGCGGCGGGTTTGGTGGACACTCTCAAGCAATCTGGTCCGTTCACGGTGTTTGCCCCCACTGACGATGCCTTCGCCAAACTACCCGCAGGAACGGTGGACGAACTGGTCAAGCCTGCGAACAAGGACAAACTTGTCAAGATTTTGACCTACCATGTCGTCGCAGGCAAATACATGTCTACTGAGGTCAAACAACTCTCCGATGGTGCCAAAGTGCCCACACTTTGCGGAGAACCTATCACGGTGACTTTCAAGGACGACGACATCTTTGTGGACGGGGCGAAAGTCATCGCAACCGATATCGTCGCAGATAACGGCGTCATCCATGTCATTGACGCCGTGATCTTGCCGTCTGAATTGTAA
- the phrA gene encoding Deoxyribodipyrimidine photo-lyase has translation MRIVSIVRRELRLHDNPLWQGADDHEIVPLFVLDDFNQREHGDNLRALFFFALNELRQQIAMRGGHLYCIRAEQQAAFLAAVKPDLVRFCEDHEPHSRERDAALIRLLDRMGFRYTVLRDSTLTPVPEKPFATFTQFYKRHFLPSLQGKGTPGYPVPRRFNTPCISFPETTLPQVQSEAARHWCASEAEVLRRWRHYAQHHLPAYERTRNFLTTTASSRMSPYIRCGLISLRRLYRDALEVSEAFVRELAWRDFYVHLLCHYPETATREWRSEWRGFAWRHDDRDFARWCAGQTGFPLVDAAMRQLKQDGWIPNRVRMVVASFLTKQLRIDWRWGERHFYRHLVDADLAQNVGNWQWVAGCGADAASYFRIFNPLLQARKFDPEGDYIRQFVPELRHVPTQALFDASLLRQHAPDYPPPMVDLDETRVAFQSVVRAHFSALKPIDK, from the coding sequence GTGCGCATCGTTAGCATTGTCCGCAGGGAATTACGGTTGCACGACAACCCGCTGTGGCAGGGCGCTGATGACCACGAGATCGTCCCGTTGTTCGTTCTGGACGACTTCAACCAGCGCGAGCACGGCGACAACTTGCGGGCACTGTTCTTCTTCGCCCTGAACGAGCTACGCCAGCAAATTGCGATGCGGGGCGGGCACTTGTATTGCATCCGCGCAGAGCAGCAAGCGGCATTCCTTGCTGCCGTTAAGCCTGACTTGGTGCGTTTTTGTGAAGACCATGAACCGCATTCACGCGAACGAGACGCAGCACTGATACGACTCCTTGACCGCATGGGTTTTCGCTACACCGTTTTGCGCGACAGCACTTTAACACCTGTTCCTGAAAAACCCTTTGCGACCTTCACACAATTTTACAAGCGCCATTTTTTACCGTCACTGCAGGGCAAAGGCACACCCGGTTACCCAGTACCGCGCCGTTTCAACACACCGTGCATTTCTTTTCCCGAAACCACATTGCCCCAAGTACAAAGCGAAGCAGCCCGACATTGGTGTGCCAGCGAGGCAGAAGTTTTACGCCGATGGCGCCATTACGCTCAACATCATTTGCCTGCTTACGAACGCACGCGCAACTTTTTGACAACGACCGCAAGTTCGCGGATGAGCCCCTATATTCGCTGCGGATTGATTTCACTGCGCCGACTGTATCGCGATGCCCTTGAAGTTAGCGAGGCGTTCGTGCGCGAACTGGCATGGCGAGACTTTTATGTGCACTTGCTGTGTCATTACCCTGAAACGGCAACACGAGAGTGGCGGAGCGAATGGCGCGGGTTTGCGTGGCGCCATGATGACCGCGATTTCGCCCGATGGTGTGCGGGTCAGACAGGTTTCCCACTTGTTGACGCAGCGATGCGCCAACTAAAGCAAGACGGTTGGATACCCAATCGTGTGCGCATGGTCGTCGCCAGTTTCCTGACAAAGCAGTTGCGCATTGATTGGCGCTGGGGTGAACGGCACTTTTATCGTCACCTCGTTGATGCCGACTTAGCGCAAAATGTCGGCAACTGGCAGTGGGTCGCGGGGTGCGGGGCTGATGCCGCCTCTTACTTCCGCATTTTCAACCCGCTGCTACAAGCCCGTAAGTTTGACCCTGAAGGCGACTACATCCGTCAATTTGTCCCCGAATTGCGTCATGTGCCGACACAAGCGTTGTTTGACGCGTCATTGCTTCGCCAGCATGCACCTGACTATCCGCCACCGATGGTGGATTTAGACGAAACGCGGGTTGCATTTCAATCAGTTGTCCGCGCCCACTTTTCGGCGCTAAAGCCTATTGACAAGTAG
- the pdxH gene encoding Pyridoxine/pyridoxamine 5'-phosphate oxidase, giving the protein MDIREQLWRLRRDYRQRPLSEKSVPSDPFELLKQWLQEALTAGLLDPNAVALATVSPDGQPSVRAVLLRDLNERGFVFFTNYESRKACDLQHNPKAALLFLWSPLERQVRVEGVVERVSDAESDAYFRTRPRSYQLAAWASPQSQPIPDRAFLERRYQAMAERFAGQEVPRPPFWGGFRLTPERMEFWQGRANRLHDRLLYIRQPDGSWRIQRLAP; this is encoded by the coding sequence TTGGACATCCGTGAACAATTGTGGCGGCTGCGGCGCGATTATCGCCAGCGCCCGTTGAGCGAGAAGAGTGTGCCGTCTGACCCATTTGAGTTGCTCAAGCAGTGGTTGCAAGAGGCGTTGACGGCGGGGTTGCTTGATCCCAACGCTGTCGCGTTGGCAACTGTTAGCCCTGATGGGCAACCGTCGGTGCGTGCGGTGTTGCTGCGGGATTTGAACGAACGCGGCTTCGTTTTCTTCACCAATTACGAGAGCCGGAAAGCCTGCGATCTTCAGCACAACCCAAAAGCCGCTCTCCTGTTCCTCTGGTCGCCGCTGGAACGGCAAGTGCGCGTTGAGGGCGTCGTGGAACGGGTTAGCGACGCTGAATCCGACGCCTACTTTCGCACGCGCCCACGCAGTTACCAATTGGCAGCATGGGCATCTCCGCAGAGCCAGCCTATTCCCGACCGTGCCTTTTTGGAGCGACGCTATCAGGCGATGGCAGAGCGCTTCGCGGGACAAGAAGTGCCTCGCCCACCCTTTTGGGGCGGCTTTCGGCTCACACCCGAGCGCATGGAGTTTTGGCAAGGACGCGCCAACCGGCTACACGACCGCTTGCTTTACATTCGCCAGCCCGACGGCAGTTGGCGGATTCAGCGCTTGGCTCCTTAG
- the wbbL_1 gene encoding N-acetylglucosaminyl-diphospho-decaprenol L-rhamnosyltransferase produces the protein MTDAPVLSVVIVSWNVRDDLRECLQSLLHTEAPPLDMEVIVVDNASTDGTAEMVRREFQRVQLLVNDRNLGYTRANNIGIRLSRGKYILLLNPDTVVHKGALRALIACAEAHPEAGIIGAKLLNPDGSVQRSARSFPDIGAGLFRNTPLGRLFPQNPFVRRYLLADFGYDAVREVDWVSGAAMLVRREVFERIGLLDERFWAYCEDVDLCWRAWQAGFKVLFCPDAVIVHKVGRSSDRRLVPSLIEHHKSMWRFYLKNYRQRYLPLLPLIAVGMLLRLTGALLRVAIHRWRLAWQQWTLARKSAPLPNDPHHNG, from the coding sequence ATGACCGACGCCCCTGTTTTGTCCGTCGTCATCGTCAGTTGGAATGTGCGCGACGATCTGCGGGAGTGCTTGCAATCGCTCCTGCACACCGAAGCACCGCCATTGGACATGGAAGTCATCGTCGTGGACAACGCATCAACAGATGGGACGGCGGAAATGGTGCGGCGGGAATTTCAGCGAGTGCAACTTCTCGTCAACGATCGCAACCTCGGCTACACGAGGGCGAACAACATCGGCATTCGCCTCAGCCGAGGCAAATACATCCTGCTGCTCAATCCTGACACAGTGGTGCACAAAGGGGCGTTGCGGGCGTTGATAGCGTGTGCGGAGGCTCATCCTGAAGCGGGGATCATCGGGGCGAAGTTGCTCAACCCCGATGGCAGCGTGCAGCGGTCGGCGCGGTCGTTTCCCGACATCGGAGCGGGACTGTTCCGCAACACGCCGCTGGGGCGCCTGTTCCCCCAAAACCCTTTCGTGCGGCGCTATTTGCTGGCAGATTTCGGTTACGACGCCGTGCGGGAAGTGGATTGGGTGTCGGGAGCGGCGATGTTGGTGCGCCGCGAGGTGTTTGAGCGTATCGGGTTGTTAGACGAGCGCTTCTGGGCATATTGCGAGGATGTGGATTTGTGTTGGCGGGCATGGCAGGCAGGGTTCAAGGTGCTCTTTTGCCCCGATGCCGTCATCGTGCACAAAGTCGGGCGCAGCAGCGACCGACGCCTCGTCCCGTCGCTGATAGAACACCACAAGAGCATGTGGCGGTTCTACCTGAAAAACTACCGTCAGCGCTACCTTCCGTTGCTGCCGCTGATCGCTGTCGGGATGCTGCTGCGGTTAACGGGTGCGTTGCTGAGAGTGGCGATACACCGCTGGCGCTTAGCGTGGCAGCAATGGACGCTCGCCCGCAAATCTGCCCCACTGCCTAACGACCCGCATCACAATGGCTAA
- the wbbL_2 gene encoding N-acetylglucosaminyl-diphospho-decaprenol L-rhamnosyltransferase has protein sequence MDKTTVSVIIVNWNTREHLRRCLKAILEAQSDRHGTEIAIEVIVVDNASADGSAEMVWQEFPQVKLVANERNIGYAAANNQAAAVAQGQFFLLLNPDAEVTPNAIARLVAFAQMHPDAGAVAPKLIYPDGRLQPSVRSFPTPAALVFAALGLDKLFPRSRVLGRYRMAWFHYDRVAEVDQPMASALLVRRAAWEQIGGMDATLRIFFNDVDFCWRLKMTGWRIYFLPDAVVVHHHGASTRFLGIGKCWASHQGLLQFYDKHFRPLMPKPLYALLRSAIAVGSALRITVALIANFLRLTITC, from the coding sequence ATGGACAAGACAACAGTGTCAGTGATCATCGTCAACTGGAACACGAGGGAGCACTTGCGACGCTGTTTGAAGGCAATCTTGGAGGCGCAGAGCGATAGACATGGGACGGAAATTGCCATAGAGGTCATCGTCGTGGACAACGCATCGGCGGACGGCAGTGCGGAGATGGTGTGGCAAGAGTTTCCGCAGGTGAAGTTGGTCGCCAACGAACGCAACATCGGTTACGCCGCCGCCAACAATCAAGCAGCAGCGGTCGCGCAAGGGCAGTTCTTTCTGCTGCTTAACCCCGACGCCGAAGTGACGCCGAACGCCATCGCGCGACTGGTCGCTTTCGCACAAATGCATCCCGATGCGGGTGCGGTAGCGCCAAAACTCATCTATCCCGATGGCAGGTTGCAGCCGTCGGTGCGGTCGTTTCCGACGCCTGCCGCCTTGGTCTTTGCGGCGCTGGGGCTGGACAAACTTTTCCCGCGTTCGCGTGTGTTGGGGCGCTACCGCATGGCTTGGTTTCACTACGACCGCGTCGCGGAGGTTGACCAACCGATGGCGTCAGCGCTGTTGGTGCGGCGGGCGGCGTGGGAGCAAATTGGCGGCATGGACGCCACGCTACGGATTTTTTTTAACGATGTGGATTTTTGCTGGCGGCTAAAAATGACGGGCTGGCGGATTTACTTTTTGCCCGACGCCGTCGTCGTCCACCATCACGGCGCCAGCACCCGCTTTCTGGGTATCGGCAAATGCTGGGCGTCACATCAAGGGTTGCTGCAGTTTTACGACAAGCATTTCCGTCCGCTAATGCCTAAACCCCTTTACGCCCTTTTGCGAAGCGCCATCGCCGTCGGCAGTGCCTTGCGCATCACCGTCGCGCTCATCGCAAACTTTTTGAGGCTCACAATCACTTGCTGA
- the pglJ gene encoding N-acetylgalactosamine-N, N'-diacetylbacillosaminyl-diphospho-undecaprenol4-alpha-N-acetylgalactosaminyltransferase produces the protein MRVGLDARVLFGPHTGDRTYLLNLLQQFARMDLPHEFTLFTDRRGELPFALPSNFRLMRLPRLSRWLYTGALLPCACAVHRVDLLHGQYIAPLVASCPTVTTVHDVHWRRFPETFPTKDRWLMDIFLTLTFRRVVSVITDSRASQEDIVAFFGVPRHKVRVIYLAAEERFFVRLPEGQRRRVLERYGLTDGYVLFVGVLQPRKNPVRLLHAFAALDATTRQRHPLVFVGKIGWKVQGLLQSVSELRLTECVRFTGYVPDEDLPALYQGATVFAYPALWEGFGLPVVEAMASGAPVLTSDTSSLREIAEGAAVLVDPLRVESIAEGLRRLLADADLRAALRQKGYARALQFSWRKTAEATLRVYEEVAATP, from the coding sequence ATGCGCGTCGGGTTAGATGCACGGGTGCTTTTTGGACCGCACACGGGCGACCGCACCTACTTGCTCAACCTCTTACAGCAGTTCGCCCGTATGGACTTGCCCCATGAGTTCACCTTGTTTACGGACCGAAGGGGCGAACTCCCTTTCGCACTGCCGTCCAATTTTCGTCTCATGCGGTTGCCGCGCCTGTCGCGTTGGCTTTACACGGGTGCCCTGTTGCCTTGCGCCTGCGCCGTCCATCGGGTTGACCTTTTGCATGGGCAATACATCGCCCCGCTCGTTGCTTCGTGTCCGACGGTGACGACGGTGCACGATGTCCACTGGCGGCGCTTCCCTGAAACTTTTCCGACCAAAGACCGTTGGCTGATGGACATCTTTTTGACACTGACTTTCCGCCGAGTCGTCAGCGTCATCACGGATTCGCGAGCATCACAAGAAGACATCGTGGCGTTTTTCGGCGTGCCACGACACAAGGTGCGGGTCATCTACCTCGCGGCTGAGGAGCGGTTTTTCGTCCGCCTTCCCGAAGGGCAACGGCGCCGCGTCTTGGAGCGCTACGGGTTGACGGACGGTTATGTGCTGTTTGTCGGTGTGTTGCAACCTCGCAAAAACCCCGTGCGGTTACTCCACGCCTTCGCGGCGCTTGATGCGACAACGCGCCAACGCCATCCGTTGGTCTTCGTAGGCAAAATCGGCTGGAAGGTGCAAGGGTTGCTGCAATCGGTCAGTGAATTGCGGTTGACCGAATGCGTGCGTTTTACGGGTTATGTGCCCGATGAGGACTTGCCCGCGCTGTATCAAGGGGCGACGGTGTTCGCCTACCCGGCGTTATGGGAAGGGTTCGGGCTGCCCGTAGTAGAGGCGATGGCGAGCGGCGCGCCCGTGTTGACTTCCGACACTTCCTCGCTGCGGGAAATTGCCGAAGGGGCGGCGGTGCTTGTTGACCCGCTGCGCGTGGAGAGCATCGCAGAAGGGTTGCGGCGATTGCTGGCAGACGCCGATTTGCGCGCTGCCTTACGCCAAAAAGGTTACGCACGCGCTCTACAGTTTTCGTGGCGTAAAACAGCAGAAGCGACGCTACGCGTTTATGAGGAAGTGGCTGCTACCCCGTAA